The following coding sequences lie in one Brevibacterium marinum genomic window:
- a CDS encoding DUF445 domain-containing protein: MSIEKAPSVPRFGGPSELTPEDQERARGLRKMRTLALSLLILATLIFLSTHIFTDNTGIWGFVSRASEAAMIGAIADWFAVTALFRHPLGLPIPHTAIIPRKKDTLGASLSAFVAANFLHAEAVSTKIRSAEVSHRAGRWLGKSASRDLVVDRAAGGLEYVLARIDDDSVVALTRNVIIPRLVATRKTPVLAQLLRQIVLDGAHHKLVDLIVAEAYSWLSDNPQVIDEIVHNRSPSWVPDFVNEQLANRLQREVLGWVADVRDNEYHKARQALDAWLVDLSDDLNADTPLSEKAEVILNDLLSQPGVVDSVLEIWSSLKQLLRQAIVDPEGEVRGRISELIGEFAERLQTDSEFAAKIDDRIARTAGDLAESFGPEIASVISDTIERWDAKEAAERIELYVGRDLQYIRINGTVIGALVGLVIHTIIVLLPG, encoded by the coding sequence ATGTCGATCGAGAAAGCACCATCCGTGCCGCGCTTCGGCGGTCCGAGCGAACTGACGCCGGAGGATCAGGAGCGGGCGCGGGGTCTGCGCAAGATGCGGACGCTGGCACTGTCGCTGCTCATCCTCGCCACCCTCATCTTCCTCTCGACGCACATCTTCACGGACAACACCGGGATCTGGGGCTTCGTCTCCCGCGCCTCGGAGGCCGCGATGATCGGTGCGATCGCCGACTGGTTCGCCGTCACCGCGCTCTTCCGCCACCCGCTGGGCCTGCCGATCCCGCACACCGCGATCATCCCGCGCAAAAAGGACACCCTGGGCGCGAGCCTGTCCGCGTTCGTCGCCGCGAATTTCCTCCACGCCGAGGCGGTGTCGACGAAGATCCGATCCGCCGAGGTGTCCCACCGTGCCGGGCGGTGGCTGGGTAAGTCGGCCAGTCGTGACCTCGTCGTCGACCGTGCCGCAGGTGGACTCGAATACGTGCTCGCCCGCATCGATGACGATTCCGTGGTCGCGCTGACCCGGAACGTCATCATTCCGCGTCTCGTCGCGACACGGAAGACACCCGTGCTGGCACAGCTGCTGCGCCAGATCGTCCTCGACGGCGCCCACCACAAACTCGTCGACCTCATCGTCGCCGAGGCGTACTCATGGTTGAGCGACAATCCTCAGGTCATCGATGAGATCGTCCACAACCGGTCACCCTCCTGGGTCCCCGACTTCGTCAACGAACAGCTGGCCAACCGACTGCAGCGAGAAGTCCTCGGCTGGGTCGCGGATGTGCGCGACAACGAATACCACAAGGCGCGTCAGGCCCTCGACGCCTGGCTCGTCGACCTCTCCGACGACCTCAACGCGGACACACCGTTGTCGGAGAAGGCAGAGGTCATCCTCAACGACCTGCTCAGCCAGCCGGGAGTCGTCGACTCCGTGCTCGAGATCTGGAGCAGCCTCAAGCAGCTCCTGCGCCAGGCGATCGTCGACCCCGAGGGCGAGGTGCGCGGACGCATCTCCGAACTCATCGGGGAATTCGCCGAGCGTCTCCAGACCGACTCGGAGTTCGCCGCCAAGATCGATGATCGCATCGCGAGGACCGCAGGAGACCTTGCGGAGAGCTTCGGCCCCGAGATCGCCAGCGTCATCTCCGACACGATCGAACGCTGGGATGCGAAGGAAGCCGCCGAGAGGATCGAACTCTACGTCGGCCGGGATCTGCAGTACATCCGCATCAACGGAACAGTCATCGGTGCTCTGGTCGGCCTCGTCATCCACACGATCATCGTGCTGCTGCCCGGGTGA
- a CDS encoding TetR/AcrR family transcriptional regulator → MATTQAQRNPARSRRGTGSYDERRIKLAESALKTLGELGYARTSLRDIAANSEFSHGVVHYYFRDKTELIVYCVRHYKTQCMHRYDSVVEASTTADELLTGFADKLVETLMGEPSMHRLWYDLRSQSMFQEELREDVYDIDRGLEDMIWRVVSRYADLSDSRPIVESRAAYSMFDGIFEGTLRDFLADRSGAVDWIRAQVTNLLPALCAPVDSTSN, encoded by the coding sequence GTGGCAACCACTCAGGCACAGCGCAATCCTGCCCGGAGCAGACGGGGAACGGGCAGTTACGACGAGCGTCGGATCAAGCTCGCAGAGTCCGCGTTGAAGACCCTCGGCGAGCTGGGTTATGCCCGAACGAGCCTGCGCGACATCGCCGCGAACTCCGAGTTCAGCCACGGCGTGGTCCATTACTACTTCCGCGACAAGACCGAACTCATCGTCTACTGCGTCCGGCACTACAAGACGCAGTGCATGCACCGTTACGATTCGGTGGTGGAGGCCTCCACCACGGCAGATGAGCTGCTCACCGGATTCGCGGACAAACTGGTGGAGACACTGATGGGAGAGCCGTCGATGCATCGCCTCTGGTACGACCTGCGCTCCCAGAGCATGTTCCAGGAGGAGCTGCGCGAGGATGTGTACGACATCGATCGTGGTCTCGAGGACATGATCTGGCGCGTCGTCTCCCGCTATGCGGACCTCAGTGACAGCCGCCCGATAGTCGAATCGCGTGCCGCCTATTCAATGTTCGACGGCATCTTCGAGGGCACTCTGCGCGATTTCCTCGCCGACCGCTCAGGTGCCGTCGACTGGATCAGAGCACAGGTGACGAATCTGCTCCCGGCGCTGTGCGCCCCCGTGGACTCGACCTCGAATTGA
- a CDS encoding SDR family NAD(P)-dependent oxidoreductase — translation MSTHDLTGRRALVTGGAQGLGESYAHALAAAGAKVAIADLQERGAEVASELGEGHHFVELDVTDDASWQAAIDSTVGALGGLDIVINNAGLEITSLIADIDPADAKKMLDVNVLGTVLGLKHGLRAMRPGGAAEGGGTIINVASVAATIAFPGISVYSATKSAIDRLTRVAAMESGKLGYGVRVNCIFPGLVPNAMGAGLANDVSELGLFESPEAAVAAVVDLTPSGRLGEEKDITDALMFLASDESRFVNGAALQVDGGMGM, via the coding sequence ATGTCAACACACGATCTGACCGGGCGTCGAGCGTTGGTCACAGGTGGAGCTCAGGGTCTGGGCGAGTCGTACGCCCATGCACTCGCCGCTGCAGGAGCCAAGGTCGCCATCGCTGATCTGCAGGAGCGCGGCGCCGAGGTCGCTTCGGAGCTGGGCGAGGGCCACCATTTCGTCGAGCTGGATGTGACCGACGATGCTTCGTGGCAGGCGGCGATCGACTCGACGGTCGGTGCACTGGGCGGGTTGGACATCGTCATCAACAACGCCGGTCTGGAGATCACCAGTCTGATCGCCGATATCGACCCTGCTGATGCCAAGAAGATGCTCGACGTCAATGTGCTCGGAACGGTCCTCGGTCTCAAACACGGTCTGCGGGCGATGCGGCCCGGCGGAGCCGCTGAAGGCGGAGGAACGATCATCAACGTGGCATCGGTCGCGGCCACGATCGCCTTCCCCGGGATCTCGGTCTACTCCGCGACGAAATCAGCGATCGACCGATTGACCCGAGTCGCCGCTATGGAGAGCGGAAAGCTCGGATACGGGGTTCGGGTCAATTGCATCTTCCCCGGTCTGGTGCCCAACGCGATGGGTGCGGGCCTGGCCAACGACGTATCGGAACTCGGATTGTTCGAAAGCCCGGAAGCCGCCGTTGCCGCGGTCGTCGATCTGACCCCTTCGGGGCGTCTGGGAGAAGAGAAGGACATCACAGACGCACTCATGTTCCTGGCCTCCGATGAGTCGCGATTCGTCAACGGAGCCGCCCTGCAGGTCGATGGCGGCATGGGTATGTGA
- a CDS encoding DUF5938 domain-containing protein, with translation MPEQKKPVVVYGASGYTGRIVCEYLRQYGVPFIAAGRNEQRLQESMDTNVPGIETADYEVKAVDNEIGALTELFSGAEVVINTVGPFSKYGPTVVEAALAAGAHYSDTAGEQDWLITCQEQYGQRFADKNRLLSPGLAQMYTIGEIAANLCLEKPGLDTLDIAVFWGGSPTIASTQTILVNAATSKAYYLDRNAYSEFDPNEGLVPLVVPGQHELAQSLPWGGTSHPVWFKNDPRVANVKAQGGVFNTALMRGVPVIVANALEQTKDMSDEERDKVLTETAAQVMSEMPPRENPLVNKSLDSVHASGPLGRAHCVIHGNSNYQQTGLLQAYFAYHLIQQAPRRVGFASGCQALGHEALLGVLKEFGLVAEPVLTVQN, from the coding sequence ATGCCCGAGCAGAAGAAGCCCGTCGTCGTATACGGGGCGAGTGGTTACACAGGACGAATCGTCTGTGAGTATCTGCGCCAGTACGGCGTCCCATTCATCGCCGCCGGACGAAATGAGCAGCGCCTGCAGGAGTCGATGGACACCAATGTTCCCGGAATCGAGACTGCGGACTATGAGGTCAAGGCCGTCGACAACGAGATCGGAGCACTCACGGAGCTCTTCTCCGGCGCCGAGGTCGTCATCAATACCGTCGGTCCGTTCAGCAAGTACGGTCCCACGGTCGTCGAAGCCGCCCTGGCCGCGGGCGCCCACTATTCCGATACCGCGGGCGAACAGGACTGGCTGATCACCTGCCAGGAGCAGTACGGTCAGCGGTTCGCCGACAAGAATCGTCTGCTCTCACCGGGTTTGGCACAGATGTATACGATCGGAGAGATCGCGGCCAATCTGTGCCTCGAGAAGCCGGGGCTCGACACCCTGGACATCGCCGTGTTCTGGGGCGGAAGCCCGACGATCGCGTCGACGCAGACGATCCTCGTCAACGCCGCGACCTCGAAGGCCTACTACCTCGACCGCAATGCCTACAGCGAATTCGATCCGAACGAGGGGCTGGTCCCACTCGTCGTTCCCGGCCAGCATGAATTGGCACAGTCCCTTCCCTGGGGCGGAACCAGCCACCCGGTCTGGTTCAAGAACGACCCGCGCGTTGCCAACGTCAAGGCTCAGGGCGGCGTGTTCAACACGGCTCTGATGCGCGGAGTTCCGGTCATCGTGGCCAATGCGCTCGAACAGACCAAGGACATGTCCGATGAAGAACGCGACAAGGTACTCACCGAGACTGCGGCTCAGGTCATGAGTGAGATGCCGCCCAGGGAGAACCCGCTGGTGAACAAGTCACTCGACTCGGTCCACGCCAGTGGACCCCTGGGGCGGGCACATTGCGTCATCCACGGCAACAGCAACTATCAGCAGACCGGACTGCTGCAGGCCTACTTCGCTTATCACCTGATCCAGCAGGCACCTCGGCGGGTTGGATTCGCCTCAGGCTGTCAGGCACTCGGACACGAAGCACTTCTCGGTGTGCTGAAGGAATTCGGGCTGGTTGCCGAACCGGTGCTCACGGTCCAGAACTGA
- a CDS encoding AMP-binding protein produces MRLSDFLDKGASIDPKAPCLTTDGATLSYEQVQSLSAEIAAALAARRVQPGDKVAIISGNDPTAFTCVFGISRIGAVWCPINPRNEASENRELLELSDCKVVIFANAYTELVDRIRADLPMVHTWVCLDAEPEGSFGWDEFLGAGEYRPASDMPVGDLAMVVGTGGTTGRPKGVMLSNRNLETMTALTLMSYPFAKRPVYLAMAPLTHAAGVLCFPILSLGGEIVIMRGADVGAFLANVEEHGVTHSFLPPTIVYMILAEPGLDSTDLSSLECLWYGAAPMSPVRLEEAIERIGPVMAQLFGQTEAPMMISTMAPQDHFLPDGSLAKGRLSSAGRPSPLCTVEVMSPDGEILPRGERGEIVVRGSLVMEGYYKDPGASDEATRFGWHHTGDIGYLDEDNYLFVVDRAKDMIITGGFNVYSTEVEQALLSHPDVQDCAVIGLPDEHWGEMVTAVVQLRRGGEVTMEDLRAHVKARVGGIKTPKRIDAWSDLPRSKVGKVLKGDIRHELVDGGTAGSSS; encoded by the coding sequence ATGAGACTCTCCGACTTCCTTGACAAGGGCGCTTCCATCGACCCGAAGGCTCCATGCCTGACCACCGATGGGGCGACCCTGAGCTACGAACAGGTGCAGTCGCTGTCTGCCGAGATAGCAGCGGCGCTCGCCGCCCGGCGGGTGCAGCCGGGGGACAAGGTCGCCATCATCTCCGGCAATGATCCGACGGCTTTCACCTGCGTCTTCGGAATCAGCCGGATCGGTGCCGTGTGGTGTCCGATCAATCCTCGCAACGAGGCCTCGGAGAACCGTGAGCTGCTGGAGCTCTCAGACTGCAAAGTCGTGATCTTCGCGAATGCCTACACGGAGCTGGTCGACCGAATCCGAGCCGATCTGCCGATGGTCCACACCTGGGTATGTCTTGATGCCGAGCCCGAGGGCTCCTTCGGCTGGGACGAGTTCCTCGGCGCTGGTGAGTATCGGCCAGCCTCGGATATGCCGGTGGGTGATCTGGCGATGGTCGTCGGCACCGGTGGCACGACCGGGCGGCCCAAAGGGGTGATGCTGTCGAATCGGAATCTCGAGACGATGACTGCGTTGACCTTGATGTCCTATCCGTTCGCGAAGAGGCCGGTGTATCTCGCGATGGCACCGCTGACGCACGCCGCGGGGGTCCTGTGCTTTCCGATCCTGTCCCTCGGTGGGGAGATCGTCATCATGCGCGGTGCCGACGTCGGAGCGTTCCTGGCCAACGTCGAAGAGCACGGGGTGACACACTCGTTCCTGCCACCGACGATCGTGTATATGATCCTCGCCGAGCCGGGCCTCGACTCCACGGATCTCAGCTCCCTCGAATGCCTATGGTACGGGGCGGCGCCCATGTCGCCGGTGCGGTTGGAGGAGGCGATCGAGAGGATCGGACCGGTCATGGCCCAGCTGTTCGGACAGACAGAGGCACCCATGATGATTTCGACGATGGCACCTCAGGATCACTTCCTGCCCGACGGATCCTTGGCCAAGGGGCGTCTGAGTTCGGCTGGGCGACCCTCCCCGCTGTGCACGGTGGAGGTGATGTCTCCGGACGGAGAGATCCTGCCCAGAGGCGAACGCGGCGAGATCGTTGTTCGTGGATCCCTCGTCATGGAGGGCTACTACAAGGATCCAGGAGCGAGCGATGAGGCGACGCGATTCGGTTGGCATCACACCGGTGACATCGGATACCTCGACGAGGACAACTACCTCTTCGTCGTCGATCGGGCCAAGGACATGATCATCACCGGAGGGTTCAACGTCTACTCCACCGAGGTGGAACAGGCATTGCTGTCCCATCCCGATGTGCAGGACTGCGCGGTCATCGGGCTGCCCGACGAGCACTGGGGTGAGATGGTCACCGCTGTGGTCCAGCTTCGCCGAGGCGGTGAGGTGACGATGGAGGATCTGCGTGCTCATGTGAAAGCACGAGTCGGCGGCATCAAGACTCCGAAGCGGATCGACGCCTGGAGTGATCTTCCCAGGTCCAAGGTCGGCAAGGTTCTCAAAGGTGATATCCGCCATGAACTGGTCGATGGCGGAACTGCCGGCTCGAGTTCTTGA
- a CDS encoding SDR family oxidoreductase, whose translation MSSITAGHLTGLQRKAITMIIVTGATGALNGATVEHLLDQLPPGDIGVSVRNPEHAQQLADRGVRVRQGSYDDPAALRHSFADAEQVLLVSSSDVTADVNSQHRTAIDAAVEAGAQRILYTSSHGTGFNTPYPPLAINAAAEQYLAESGVAWTALRNGFYGDLGQLLGPWQATGTIAMPADGPFAWVDRRDAGEAAATILTGDESFDGPVDLTPPTSVTLADFAEQASELSGRCVERIVVDDEKWVAGEMATGVPETAARFTLAMFQATRSGHFAQPDLTLSRLLGREPRSIADQLAEQFVRTG comes from the coding sequence GTGTCCTCGATCACCGCCGGTCATCTGACCGGACTTCAGCGAAAGGCCATCACCATGATCATCGTGACCGGAGCGACGGGAGCCCTCAACGGGGCCACTGTGGAACATCTCCTCGACCAGCTTCCCCCGGGCGACATCGGCGTCAGCGTCCGTAACCCCGAACACGCACAGCAACTGGCTGACCGAGGAGTTCGCGTCAGACAGGGAAGCTACGACGATCCTGCCGCACTGAGACACTCGTTCGCCGATGCTGAGCAGGTGCTTCTCGTCTCCTCGAGCGACGTCACCGCCGATGTCAACTCTCAGCACAGGACAGCCATCGACGCTGCAGTCGAGGCCGGGGCCCAACGGATCTTGTACACGAGCTCTCACGGGACAGGGTTCAACACGCCCTATCCGCCTCTGGCGATCAACGCTGCTGCAGAGCAGTACCTGGCGGAATCGGGCGTGGCATGGACGGCACTGCGCAACGGATTCTATGGGGACCTCGGTCAGCTGCTCGGGCCCTGGCAGGCAACGGGCACGATCGCCATGCCAGCGGATGGCCCGTTCGCATGGGTCGATCGGCGCGATGCCGGCGAAGCGGCTGCGACGATACTCACAGGTGATGAGTCGTTCGACGGTCCAGTCGATCTCACGCCGCCTACATCGGTGACTCTCGCCGACTTCGCCGAACAGGCTTCCGAACTGTCGGGCCGCTGCGTCGAACGCATCGTAGTCGACGATGAGAAATGGGTCGCCGGAGAGATGGCTACCGGGGTCCCGGAGACCGCAGCGCGCTTCACTCTGGCGATGTTCCAAGCAACGCGAAGCGGTCACTTCGCACAGCCCGACCTCACACTGTCCCGCCTTCTCGGACGAGAACCTCGCAGCATCGCTGATCAGCTTGCGGAGCAGTTCGTGCGAACGGGGTGA
- a CDS encoding TetR/AcrR family transcriptional regulator, with amino-acid sequence MGGRKSGSTLRMDARRNVERIRAAAIDVFRVEGLAAPLENIADAAEVSKATIFNRFGGRIGLIDAVIDEVVATQLTDIIDDARSVCGVGERIRFYVGAIRDLQYRLPAVNDVLLQAFPDSEPLMELCRTGGGFHDQLVEEGRATGALSEGVTSDDFQAMAVDNSLALKFGIRPSRADYDRRTGFVLDGICRSGQS; translated from the coding sequence ATGGGCGGTAGGAAATCCGGATCGACGCTGCGCATGGATGCCCGCCGGAATGTCGAGCGCATCCGCGCCGCCGCGATCGATGTGTTTCGCGTCGAGGGACTTGCTGCACCGCTGGAGAACATCGCCGATGCCGCCGAGGTGAGCAAGGCGACGATCTTCAACAGGTTCGGCGGGCGAATCGGGTTGATCGATGCCGTCATCGACGAAGTCGTCGCGACCCAGCTGACGGACATCATCGATGACGCTCGTTCCGTGTGCGGCGTCGGAGAGCGGATCCGATTCTACGTCGGTGCCATCCGAGATCTTCAGTACCGACTGCCGGCGGTCAATGACGTCCTCCTGCAGGCGTTCCCCGACTCGGAGCCGCTCATGGAACTCTGTCGCACTGGGGGAGGTTTCCACGATCAACTGGTCGAGGAGGGACGGGCGACGGGTGCTCTTTCCGAAGGGGTCACTTCGGACGACTTCCAGGCGATGGCCGTCGACAACTCACTTGCCCTCAAATTTGGAATTCGCCCCTCCAGGGCCGATTACGATCGGCGAACTGGGTTTGTTCTCGACGGAATCTGCCGGTCAGGTCAGAGCTGA
- a CDS encoding FAD-dependent monooxygenase, with protein sequence MQYHHNGYVGRDPRIREAAGTGVDRVEELPDTMDVLIVGAGPSGIVQAAQLTEYPDVHTRIIERRPGRLAAGRADGLFPRSCETFQAFEFYEAIAQEASHMREMSFWGPKPDCPTEVARGARAPDPPSYVSEFPILTVNQARVIDYFAERAANGPAKININYGFEFLDLTVHDSGEYPVEVHLEDEHGRKRTVWAKYVTGCDGARSKVRDCIDVEVVSDPSAQAWAVIDILANTDFPDFRTRSGIQSDKDGSILLIPREGGFLTRFYVSLESPTPETRDRILATTAEEAIERANRILNPYSVDVREVTWFSIYEVRHTVAQSFDDVAAQNNPDLNPRVFIAGDACHTHSAKAGQGMNVSIQDGWNLAWKLGQVLEGRSDESLLQTYNDERQDVAQKLIDYDKEWSAMMSRSPEEMESPQEIVDFFVDTANFPGGFDTKYLPSRLVGGDAQQDLAQGFPLGMRFKSAPASRVADTNTVHVGHHFRADGRWRLYAFADADGTAVADLASWLEDSEDSPVNLFTPANTDVDSVFDAKVIYQQSYHDVDLAKVPRLFMPKVGRLQVMD encoded by the coding sequence ATGCAGTATCACCACAACGGATATGTCGGCCGCGACCCTCGAATCAGAGAAGCGGCGGGCACTGGCGTCGATCGAGTCGAAGAGCTTCCCGACACGATGGACGTGCTCATTGTCGGTGCGGGCCCCTCAGGCATAGTTCAGGCCGCGCAGCTGACAGAGTATCCCGATGTTCACACTCGAATCATCGAACGGCGTCCGGGTCGCCTCGCGGCCGGCCGGGCAGATGGGCTGTTCCCCCGCAGCTGTGAGACGTTTCAGGCATTCGAGTTCTATGAGGCCATTGCTCAAGAGGCAAGCCACATGAGGGAGATGAGCTTCTGGGGACCGAAGCCGGACTGCCCCACCGAGGTGGCTCGCGGAGCTCGGGCACCCGATCCTCCGTCATATGTCAGCGAGTTCCCCATCCTGACGGTGAACCAGGCACGTGTCATCGACTACTTCGCCGAGCGCGCAGCCAACGGGCCTGCCAAGATCAACATCAACTACGGTTTTGAGTTTCTCGACCTGACCGTCCATGACAGCGGAGAGTATCCGGTTGAGGTTCATCTCGAGGATGAACACGGCAGGAAACGCACGGTCTGGGCGAAGTACGTGACAGGCTGCGACGGTGCACGCAGCAAGGTACGCGACTGCATTGACGTAGAGGTCGTCTCCGACCCGTCCGCTCAGGCCTGGGCTGTCATCGACATACTCGCCAATACCGATTTCCCGGATTTCCGCACCAGGAGTGGGATCCAATCGGACAAAGACGGGTCCATCCTGCTCATTCCGCGTGAGGGCGGATTCCTGACCCGCTTCTACGTCTCCCTCGAAAGCCCGACCCCAGAGACCAGAGACAGAATTCTGGCCACCACAGCAGAAGAAGCGATCGAGCGGGCCAACCGCATCCTCAACCCCTACTCGGTCGACGTCCGCGAAGTGACCTGGTTCAGCATCTACGAGGTCCGTCACACCGTCGCTCAGAGTTTCGACGATGTCGCCGCTCAGAACAATCCGGATCTGAACCCGCGGGTCTTCATCGCCGGTGACGCTTGCCATACCCATAGCGCCAAGGCGGGCCAGGGCATGAACGTCTCCATCCAGGACGGCTGGAACCTTGCCTGGAAGCTGGGACAAGTGCTCGAAGGTCGCAGCGACGAGTCCCTGCTGCAGACCTATAACGACGAGCGCCAGGATGTGGCCCAGAAGCTCATCGACTACGACAAAGAGTGGTCGGCCATGATGTCCAGGAGTCCCGAAGAGATGGAGAGCCCCCAGGAGATCGTCGACTTCTTCGTCGACACCGCCAACTTTCCCGGCGGATTCGACACGAAGTACCTCCCGTCCCGGCTCGTCGGCGGCGACGCACAGCAGGATCTGGCGCAGGGCTTCCCCCTCGGCATGCGCTTCAAATCCGCGCCGGCGTCTCGAGTCGCCGATACGAACACGGTCCACGTCGGCCACCACTTCCGGGCCGACGGACGCTGGCGGCTCTATGCATTCGCCGACGCCGATGGAACCGCGGTGGCCGACCTTGCCTCCTGGCTGGAGGATTCGGAAGACTCGCCGGTCAATCTCTTCACACCGGCGAACACCGATGTCGACAGCGTTTTCGATGCCAAGGTGATCTATCAGCAGAGCTATCACGACGTCGATCTGGCCAAGGTGCCCCGTCTCTTCATGCCGAAGGTCGGTCGCCTCCAGGTGATGGATTAA
- a CDS encoding IclR family transcriptional regulator encodes MISRPVVSADASGARHPTRPEPSSPGGRTVTHKVLSLLTTFEDPRRSFTLTQMADSAEVPLSTAHRLTNELVDWGFLTRTAQGKYQLGLRIWEMGQNVGQQLRETARPFTQDLYSLTGEITQLAIRDGREILFIDRVYGTKRVPRASRVGGRVPMHSTAVGKVLLAFEEAWVREAYLQGPMEHVASRTVINPGVLSRQLDAVADDGYAVTVEEQRLGTCSIAVPVFHTGRIGAALGLVVASDKASTLTRHLPALQGISNRLEQAIVHIPLETLLESQFEAHDRS; translated from the coding sequence ATGATCTCCCGCCCGGTGGTTTCCGCTGATGCGTCGGGAGCGAGGCACCCGACACGTCCTGAGCCGAGCTCACCCGGTGGTCGTACGGTCACCCACAAGGTGCTCAGTCTGCTCACGACTTTCGAGGACCCCAGGCGCAGTTTCACTCTCACTCAGATGGCCGACTCGGCCGAGGTTCCGCTGAGCACGGCCCACAGGCTGACGAACGAACTCGTGGACTGGGGATTCCTGACGCGAACGGCACAGGGAAAATACCAGTTGGGTCTGCGCATCTGGGAGATGGGCCAGAACGTCGGCCAGCAGCTGCGCGAAACTGCACGACCCTTTACCCAGGATCTCTATTCCCTGACCGGCGAGATCACTCAGCTGGCGATTCGCGATGGTCGCGAGATCCTTTTCATCGATCGTGTCTACGGCACGAAACGTGTTCCGCGCGCTTCTCGTGTAGGCGGTCGAGTGCCGATGCATTCGACGGCGGTGGGCAAGGTGCTTCTCGCTTTCGAAGAGGCATGGGTCCGTGAAGCCTACCTCCAGGGACCGATGGAGCACGTTGCATCGCGCACGGTCATCAATCCTGGTGTCCTGTCGAGACAGCTCGATGCCGTTGCAGACGACGGCTATGCCGTCACCGTCGAGGAACAGCGTCTGGGGACATGTTCGATCGCCGTGCCGGTCTTCCACACCGGGCGCATCGGTGCCGCGCTCGGACTCGTCGTCGCCTCCGACAAGGCTTCGACGTTGACCCGTCACCTGCCTGCGCTGCAGGGCATCAGCAACCGTCTCGAGCAGGCTATCGTGCACATTCCCCTCGAAACCCTGCTCGAGTCACAGTTCGAAGCCCACGATCGCAGCTGA
- a CDS encoding VOC family protein has product MKAQWISIPVDDQARALKFYTDRLGFIPKVDVPVGEDFRWLTVVSPEDTNGVEVVLEPKGHPAADTYTKALRGDGIPINQFAVEDVQAEYERLTRLGVTFTQEPTTMGPATTAVLDDTVGNLIQLIHQEEGKEADLP; this is encoded by the coding sequence TTGAAGGCACAGTGGATCAGCATTCCGGTCGACGACCAGGCTCGCGCCCTGAAGTTCTACACAGACAGGCTCGGCTTCATCCCGAAGGTCGACGTACCCGTCGGGGAGGACTTCCGATGGCTGACAGTGGTCTCGCCAGAAGACACCAACGGCGTCGAGGTCGTCCTCGAGCCGAAGGGCCATCCTGCCGCGGACACCTACACCAAGGCTCTGCGTGGCGACGGAATACCCATCAACCAGTTCGCCGTCGAGGACGTCCAGGCCGAGTACGAACGGCTGACCCGCCTCGGCGTGACCTTCACCCAGGAACCGACGACGATGGGCCCCGCGACCACCGCGGTCCTCGACGACACCGTCGGCAATCTCATCCAGCTCATCCACCAGGAAGAGGGCAAAGAAGCCGACCTGCCCTGA